From the Conger conger chromosome 13, fConCon1.1, whole genome shotgun sequence genome, the window ATTTCCAAGTACAGAATGGCTTCCTGTATCGTGTCTGCAGGATCAACGATGAGAAGGTGGAGCAGCTGCTGATACCCCAGACGCACACCTCCAAGGTACTATATCttgcccacacccacctgttgggggcgcACCTAGGGCGCGAGAAGACGCAGGAGCGGATTATGGCCCGCTTCTACTGGCCGGGCGTCAAGAGGGCTGTAGAGGACTACTGCCGGCAGTGTGCGACGTGCCAACTGCACAGCCCGAAGGTAACATATCGCAACCCCCTGATACCCCTCCCCATCATAGATGTGCCCTTTCGCAGGATTGCCATGGACATAGTGGGACCCCTACCCAAGTCTAGCCGGGGCCACCGCTACATCCTGGTGATCCTAGACTACGCCACCCGATACCCGGAGGCGGTGCCGTTACGGGCCGCGACAGGGAAAAGTGTCGCGAGAGAGCTTTTCCTGCTGTTTAGCCGGGTGGGGATAGCAGAGGAGGTGCTGACTGACCAGGGGTCCTGCTTCATGTCTGGGGTGATGAAGGAAATGTGCAAACTGCTACACATCAACCAAATGAGGACGTCagtctaccacccccaaacgGATGGGCTGGTGGAACGGTTCAACAAGACcctgaagatgatgatgaggaagatgataaCCAccgacggtaaggactgggatcacCTACTGCCTTATTTAATGTTTGCCATACGTGAGGTCCCCCAGGCATCCACAGGATACGCCCCCTTCGAGCTACTCTACGGGAGGCGGCCCCGAGGGCTCCTGGACCTCGccaaggaggcctgggaacagcagcCGTCCAGACAGCGCTCCCTGGTGGAGCATGTGGTTGACATGGACCAACGGATGGCGCGCATCTGGCCGATGGTCCGGGAGCACATGACCCAGGCCCAGGCAGAGCAGGCCAGGCTGTACAACCGGAATGCCCAGGTGCGTGAGTTCCAGCCCGGAGACAAGGTGATGGTCCTGATCCCCACGAGTGAATGTAAgtttctggccaaatggcatggcccCTACGAGGTGGTGGCCAAGGCGGGGCCCGTCAATTACACCGTCCGACAAGTAGGGAGGAGACACACCCTCCAACGGTACCATGTCaacctgctgaaaaaatggcatgaacCTGTGCACGTCTCTGCTCACTCATGTCTGACCACAGGGGGCGCCACCGGACCACCGGAGGTGACCACGGGAGACCAGTTGACGGATAGACAGCGCCAAGATCTCCGGGAGATGGTAAGCCGGCATACCGACGTGTTTTCCCCCCTCCCGGGCCGGACCAGGCTCGTCCAACATGACATCGTGACCGAGGCCGGGAAGAAAGTGCGGCTGCgaccctaccggatcccggaaGCCAGAAGACAGGCCATCAGGGAGGAGGTGGCCAAGATGCTAGACTTGGGGGTGATTGAGGAAtcccaaagcgcctggtccagcccggtaGTGTTGGTGCCAAAACCCGACGGAAGTTGGCGCTTCTGCAATGATTTCCGGAGACTCAACGAAATCTCCCAATAtgacgcctaccccatgccccgagTCGATGAGCTGATCGAGCGGCTCGGACCAGCCAGATatatcagcaccctggacctcacccgaGGGTACTGGCAGGTGCCCCTAACCCCCCGGGCGAGGGAAAAGACGGCCTTCGCCACCCCGGACGGCCTGTTCCAGTACAGAGTGCTGCCGTTTGGAGTCCAcggagcccccgccaccttccaacgCCTCATGGACAAGATcctgaggccccacagggagtatgccgccGCGTATATTGATGACATTGTGATCCACAGTGCCGACTGGGAGAGCCACCTGAGGAGGCTGGAGACCGTGCTGGGGGCGCTCCGGGAGGCTGGGCTAACGACTAACCCCGCTAAATgccgcctgggcctggaggaggccgattACCTAGGCCACACGGTGGGACGAGGGTGCATACGACCCCAGAGCCGGAAGGTGGACGGAATCGCGAactggccacgacccaccacCAAGAGGCAAGTTCGCACCTTCCTGGGACTCGTGGGATATTATAGGCAGTTCATCCCGGACTTCGCGTCTAGAGCAGCCCCACTACACGACCTAACAAAAAAAGAGCAAGGCCACACCGTGAAATGGTCGGAGGAGGCAGATCGGGCCTTCGTGGACCTGAGGGCTGCCCTGGGACAGGAGCCAGTGTTAGCCACCCCTAACTTTGCACAGAAATTTGTCTTGCAGACCGACGCCTCAGAGACAGGACTGGGAGCCGTCCTGTCGCAGATACAAGACGCAACGGAGCACCCCATCACATACATCAGCCGGAAGCTCCTGAAACACGAGAGAAACTACagcacggtggagaaggagtgcctggccatcagATGGGCAGTGGGTAAGATGAGGTATTACCTCCTAGGCCGGGAATTCATACTAATCACTGATCATGCCCCCCTGACCTGGATGTATCGGTGCAAGGACACCAACGCCAGGGTGACCCGATGGTTCCTCGAACTCCAAAATTTTAAATTCAAGGTGGAACACAGGGCGGGGAGGCTCCAGGGAAACGCGGATGCACTGTCGAGGATGAATGAGGGCCTGTATTGTAACGCTCCCGCCGAGGgctgggagctgagggggaggaaatgtggtggcccgaccagggatcggtacaccactggggtggaacggcccgtgcgccggcgccaagagtTGGGGATGCTGATTCAAtctgaatattttcccctgtCCTATCTAAGGgaacggcaccttggagagagaccgggaggagaatcagcaccatggccagcaacCCCCGGGGCGAGGCGGGTGCGGCCGCATTCCGCACGTGAATGAACAATTTGAATGAAACAGGAACAGCTGACACGAGTGCGGAAAGGAGAGGCGGCGTCTACAAAAGGAGCCGAAAAACGCAACCCGGGGCTgatgacggaggaggagagatccGGAGCCAGAGCACACGCATAGGTTGACGGAACCTGGACGGAGCTAACTTACGGCGAGAGAGCCCATGCACGCGGAGGAAACCCCCACGGACGAACCCTCAAAAGTCGCGGATTCACGTGAGCCGACAATTAAAACAACGCGCTcgctaacctctctctctctctctctctcggagccTAGACGGCATCAAAGGCGGGCGACTAGGCGAGGAAGGACGGCTTCAGCGGCCAGGGCACCGCCGGGACAGAGCGAACCACTGGCGGATTCAAGGCGGACGAACACGGCTAATTGAATACCGGTTTCTTTAGAAGTTTTCCCAACAGTGGAGTTCCTAATTTTTTGGACActtatatttttttagtttcttttcttttatggtTTGGTGCATGAAAAGAAAGCACGTGTCGGTGCGGGACTtgtgaagtgccctgaaggcacgtggggAAAATAAAGACGTATTTTCACCcatttactctctctccctctctctctaccagcgggtcGCCACAATACCTACATACACATATGACTAGGTAGttttacacatacatacatacatacatacatacatacatacatatatacatacatgcatacgcC encodes:
- the LOC133107370 gene encoding retrovirus-related Pol polyprotein from transposon 17.6, yielding MARFYWPGVKRAVEDYCRQCATCQLHSPKVTYRNPLIPLPIIDVPFRRIAMDIVGPLPKSSRGHRYILVILDYATRYPEAVPLRAATGKSVARELFLLFSRVGIAEEVLTDQGSCFMSGVMKEMCKLLHINQMRTSVYHPQTDGLVERFNKTLKMMMRKMITTDGKDWDHLLPYLMFAIREVPQASTGYAPFELLYGRRPRGLLDLAKEAWEQQPSRQRSLVEHVVDMDQRMARIWPMVREHMTQAQAEQARLYNRNAQVREFQPGDKVMVLIPTSECKFLAKWHGPYEVVAKAGPVNYTVRQVGRRHTLQRYHVNLLKKWHEPVHVSAHSCLTTGGATGPPEVTTGDQLTDRQRQDLREMVSRHTDVFSPLPGRTRLVQHDIVTEAGKKVRLRPYRIPEARRQAIREEVAKMLDLGVIEESQSAWSSPVVLVPKPDGSWRFCNDFRRLNEISQYDAYPMPRVDELIERLGPARYISTLDLTRGYWQVPLTPRAREKTAFATPDGLFQYRVLPFGVHGAPATFQRLMDKILRPHREYAAAYIDDIVIHSADWESHLRRLETVLGALREAGLTTNPAKCRLGLEEADYLGHTVGRGCIRPQSRKVDGIANWPRPTTKRQVRTFLGLVGYYRQFIPDFASRAAPLHDLTKKEQGHTVKWSEEADRAFVDLRAALGQEPVLATPNFAQKFVLQTDASETGLGAVLSQIQDATEHPITYISRKLLKHERNYSTVEKECLAIRWAVGKMRYYLLGREFILITDHAPLTWMYRCKDTNARVTRWFLELQNFKFKVEHRAGRLQGNADALSRMNEGLYCNAPAEGWELRGRKCGGPTRDRYTTGVERPVRRRQELGMLIQSEYFPLSYLRERMAELHR